A section of the Hevea brasiliensis isolate MT/VB/25A 57/8 chromosome 17, ASM3005281v1, whole genome shotgun sequence genome encodes:
- the LOC110664003 gene encoding calcium-dependent protein kinase 10: MGNCNTCVRPDSSPESKTHRTNHRRKKKSKDRKPNPYAEESVRSPAPIRVLKDVIPLSHRPRIGDKYILGRELGRGEFGITYLCTDRETKDALACKSISKRKLRTAVDIEDVRREVAIMSRLPDHPNIVKLKATYEDHENVHLVMELCEGGELFDRIVARGHYSERAAANVARTIAEVVRMCHENGVMHRDLKPENFLFANKKENSVLKAIDFGLSVFFRPGERFTEIVGSPYYMAPEVLRRNYGPEVDVWSAGVILYILLCGVPPFWAETEQGVALAILRGVIDFKREPWPQISDSAKSLVRQMLEPDPKKRLTAQQVLEHPWLQNAKKAPNAPLGDIVRTRLKQFSLMNRFKKKALRVIAEHLSLEEVEVIRDMFALMDTDNDGKVTYEELRAGLRKVGSQLAEPEIKMLMEVADVDGNGVLDYGEFVAVTIHLQKMENDEHFRRAFMFFDKDGSGYIELDELREALADESGETDNDVLKDIMREVDTDKDGCISYEEFVAMMKAGTDWRKASRQYSRERFKSLSLNLMKDGSLQLHDGLTGQSYAV, translated from the exons ATGGGAAACTGTAACACCTGTGTGAGACCAGACTCCAGCCCGGAGTCCAAGACGCACCGTACAAATCACAGACGCAAGAAGAAGTCCAAAGATCGGAAGCCAAATCCCTATGCGGAGGAATCTGTCCGATCCCCGGCTCCGATCCGGGTATTGAAAGACGTGATTCCCCTCAGCCACCGCCCTCGGATTGGTGACAAGTACATTCTGGGCCGTGAACTCGGCCGGGGAGAATTCGGCATCACATATTTGTGTACTGACCGAGAGACTAAAGATGCGTTGGCATGCAAGTCGATTTCCAAGCGAAAACTACGGACGGCGGTGGATATAGAGGACGTGAGAAGGGAAGTGGCGATCATGTCCCGCTTACCGGACCACCCAAATATAGTGAAGCTGAAAGCGACTTACGAGGACCATGAAAACGTGCATTTGGTGATGGAGTTGTGCGAGGGAGGGGAGCTGTTCGACAGGATAGTAGCCAGAGGACATTACAGCGAGAGAGCGGCAGCCAATGTTGCCAGGACGATAGCTGAGGTAGTTAGGATGTGTCATGAGAATGGAGTTATGCATAGAGACTTGAAACCCGAGAATTTTCTGTTTGCTAATAAGAAAGAGAATTCCGTGCTTAAGGCTATTGATTTTGGACTCTCAGTATTTTTCAGGCCAG GAGAGAGGTTTACAGAGATTGTTGGGAGTCCATATTACATGGCACCAGAAGTGTTGAGGCGTAATTATGGTCCAGAGGTTGATGTGTGGAGTGCTGGAGTGAtactttatattttattatgtgGCGTTCCTCCATTTTGGGCAG AGACTGAGCAGGGTGTTGCTCTGGCAATTCTGAGGGGAGTGATTGATTTTAAGAGAGAACCATGGCCTCAGATTTCAGACAGTGCTAAGAGTCTTGTTCGGCAGATGTTGGAGCCAGATCCTAAAAAGCGCTTGACTGCTCAACAGGTGCTTG AACATCCCTGGCTACAAAATGCAAAGAAAGCTCCAAATGCCCCATTGGGAGACATTGTGAGGACAAGGCTTAAGCAGTTTTCATTGATGAATAGGTTTAAGAAGAAAGCATTGCGG GTAATTGCGGAACACCTATCTCTTGAAGAGGTTGAAGTAATCAGAGACATGTTTGCATTGATGGATACTGATAATGATGGAAAAGTAACGTATGAGGAACTGAGGGCTGGTCTTCGGAAGGTTGGTTCACAGCTGGCTGAACCAGAGATAAAGATGCTTATGGAAGTG gCTGATGTTGATGGGAATGGAGTGCTGGACTATGGGGAGTTCGTAGCTGTAACAATTCATTTGCAGAAGATGGAGAATGATGAACACTTCCGCAGGGCATTTATGTTTTTTGATAAGGATGGTAGTGGATATATAGAATTAGATGAGCTACGAGAGGCCTTGGCAGATGAATCTGGTGAAACGGATAATGATGTGCTGAAAGACATCATGCGTGAAGTTGACACTGACAAG gaTGGATGCATTAGTTATGAAGAATTTGTTGCTATGATGAAAGCTGGAACTGACTGGAGAAAGGCATCTAGACAATATTCAAGGGAGAGATTCAAGAGTTTGAGCCTCAACCTGATGAAGGATGGTTCATTGCAACTCCATGATGGGCTCACTGGTCAATCCTATGCTGTCTAA